A stretch of the Arachis stenosperma cultivar V10309 chromosome 6, arast.V10309.gnm1.PFL2, whole genome shotgun sequence genome encodes the following:
- the LOC130935692 gene encoding germin-like protein subfamily 1 member 7, with protein MKATYLLVAFLALASFASAFDPSPLQDFCVALPDGSIKDAVFVNGKFCKDPKLVIAEDFFKHVDPGNVVNKLGSKVTPVTVNELAGLNTLGISLARIDFGSKGLNPPHTHPRGTEVLIVIEGTLLVGFVTSNQNNTNRLFTKVLNKGDVFVFPIGLIHFQFNIGYGNALAIAALSSQNPGVITIANAVFGSTPPISPEILAKAFQVDNKVINYLQKQFWYDNN; from the exons ATGAAAGCTACATACTTGCTGGTTGCATTCTTGGCTCTGGCCTCTTTTGCTTCTGCCTTTGATCCCAGCCCTCTCCAAGACTTTTGTGTTGCTCTCCCCGATGGCAGCATCAAAGACGCTG TATTTGTGAATGGAAAATTTTGCAAAGACCCTAAACTTGTGATAGCTGAGGATTTTTTCAAGCACGTAGATCCTGGGAATGTTGTTAACAAACTTGGATCAAAAGTAACTCCAGTGACAGTTAACGAACTAGCAGGACTCAACACATTGGGTATATCACTTGCTCGCATAGATTTTGGATCTAAGGGTTTAAATCCTCCTCACACTCACCCTCGAGGCACTGAGGTATTGATAGTTATTGAAGGAACTCTGTTAGTTGGATTTGTGACTTCCAATCAGAACAACACCAACCGTCTTTTTACCAAAGTgctcaacaagggtgatgtgtTTGTGTTCCCAATTGGCCTCATTCACTTTCAATTTAACATCGGTTATGGCAACGCTTTGGCTATTGCTGCTCTTAGCAGTCAAAATCCAGGTGTTATCACAATTGCAAATGCGGTGTTTGGATCTACTCCACCTATTTCTCCTGAAATTTTGGCTAAAGCTTTCCAAGTGGACAACAAGGTAATCAACTATCTCCAAAAGCAGTTTTGGTATGATAACAACTAG
- the LOC130935955 gene encoding germin-like protein subfamily 1 member 7 → MKAIYFLIGLLALASSFASAYDPSPLQDFCVALNDTQNAVFVNGNICKDPKVVVAEDFFKHVDPGNVDNKLGSNVTPISVNELPGLNTLGISLARLDFAPKGLIPPHTHPRATEILTVLEGTLFVGFVTSNQNNSNRLFTKVLNKGDVFVFPIGLIHFQFNVGYGNAVAISGLSSQNPGVITIANAVFGSIPLISPEVLTKAFQVDKKVINYLEKQF, encoded by the exons ATGAAAGCAATCTACTTTCTTATTGGTTTGTTGGCTTTAGCATCCTCTTTTGCATCAGCCTATGATCCCAGTCCACTGCAAGATTTTTGTGTGGCTCTCAATGACACCCAAAATGCTG TATTTGTGAATGGAAACATTTGCAAAGACCCTAAAGTTGTAGTAGCTGAAGATTTCTTCAAGCATGTAGATCCTGGGAATGTTGACAACAAACTTGGCTCAAACGTGACTCCTATCAGTGTTAACGAACTACCCGGACTTAACACACTCGGCATATCACTTGCTCGCCTAGATTTTGCACCTAAGGGTTTAATCCCTCCTCACACTCACCCTCGAGCCACAGAGATTTTAACAGTTCTTGAAGGCACTCTCTTTGTTGGATTTGTCACTTCCAATCAAAACAACAGCAACCGTCTTTTTACTAAAGTgctcaacaagggtgatgtgtTTGTGTTCCCAATTGGTCTCATTCATTTCCAATTCAACGTCGGTTATGGCAACGCTGTTGCTATTTCTGGTCTTAGCAGTCAGAATCCAGGTGTTATCACAATTGCAAATGCTGTTTTTGGATCCATTCCACTTATTTCTCCTGAAGTTTTGACTAAAGCTTTTCAAGTGGataaaaaagtaattaactaCCTTGAAAAACAGTTCTGA